In one window of Sardina pilchardus chromosome 23, fSarPil1.1, whole genome shotgun sequence DNA:
- the LOC134070892 gene encoding mid1-interacting protein 1-B-like, producing MMQIYDSYNQKNSLFNSMTRFIGAVNNMDQTVMVPSLLRDVPLEEEKDVNPVRTSATNGSATYFPDMYGDYVLLKSIRNDIEWGVLQAEERRKEKLGVNALEITRVEPDDEDLEKLFHFHLSGLHSVLAKLTRKANTLTNRYKQEIGIGGCGL from the coding sequence ATGATGCAAATATATGATTCCTACAATCAAAAGAACTCTTTGTTCAACTCCATGACTCGCTTCATAGGCGCTGTAAACAACATGGATCAAACTGTAATGGTGCCCAGTCTTCTCAGGGATGTGCCGCTTGAGGAGGAAAAGGATGTTAACCCTGTACGGACGAGTGCCACCAATGGCTCGGCTACCTACTTCCCAGACATGTACGGTGACTACGTGCTGCTGAAGTCTATTCGAAATGATATCGAATGGGGAGTTCTCCAGGCTGAGGAAAGGCGAAAAGAAAAACTTGGCGTAAACGCTTTGGAGATTACTCGTGTCGAGCCAGACGACGAGGACTTGGAGAAGCTTTTTCACTTTCACTTGAGTGGGCTGCACTCAGTGCTGGCTAAACTGACCCGCAAAGCGAACACCCTCACCAACAGATACAAACAAGAAATCGGAATCGGTGGTTGTGGGCTTTAG